Below is a window of Lacrimispora xylanolytica DNA.
ATGACCTGATTTTTCATAAGTGCAGTGCTTGTAATCATATCTAAATTTTTTTTCATGTAGTCTTTTAACAGCTGTTTCGCAATGAAGAAAGGAGGGCCATATCGAATCTTCCGCAGAAGAAAGGAATAAAATAGGTCCACTTATTTTTTCTACCTCTAGATTTGCTTTGTCTGTTCTTGCACTTGTTATTATCTTCTGATACATCCAACGGACAAGCTCCTTTTGGCCTAAGACTTTTTTGATTACCATTTTAATCATAACAGGGCAGGAGAATTTCAGGAAGGGCAGATCCTGTCCGCCATAAGTCCAGGACGAGTGGCGAGAAGGTATCATGCCTTTTAATCCTTCGTAAACATAACAGCTAGGTGTGTTGGCAATTACGCAAGATAGTTCATCAAAAATAGAGGCTGCTGCCAGAGCATATTCTCCTCCTTTGGAACGTCCATATATTCCAATGTGATTTTCATCAACACTATCCTGTAGTTTCAACCATTGTATAGAGTTTTCTATAATTTCAAGTGGTATTTGATTTAAGTCTGTTGAAATCCCCTTCATTCCAAAATAGCAGACTGCCAATGCAGAATATCCTCGTTGTGCCAGAATCTCAGCTATAGCCTGTGCCTTTTCTATCCTGCCTTCGCTTCCGCTTACGACAATCACAGTTGGTCTTTTTTTCACTTTCCGTGAGGTGAAATAGCGTGCAACATAGCTTTTCTGAACTAATGCTCTGCTTTCTATTGTTTCATCACAAAACCGCCTGATACATTCTTTAGATGCTAATACCTTCCCCTGTGATTCTACTGTGAAGCAAATATGATAGCTTCTGTTTTCACTGACGTCTGAAAGCGTTTTTAATGGCTTACTTTTATTAAGATGTTTCATTCTCATGGAATAGAAAAGCCCCATTCCATCACAAGCCTGATACGTCCCATCCACTGGAGAGTCCTTCTCTAATGAGATATTACCATTATGGTCTGCTGTAAAAATACCATAAGATTCCCATAGTGAGTTTTGTCCCTGCTCTGAAATTCCTGCATTTATACAATAATAATCACTTGTCACAGCTCGTATAACAATTTCTTGATTACTTTGCAATCCACTGATTGTTATATCAACCGCTTCGTCTATGAATGACCTTGTGGGATTTATTTCTATAAGGCATTCTTTGTCCATTATATAACCTTCTTTCATTAATAAAGAGGAACTCTTTCTTCATATCCCACCCAGTTGCTATCACCAAAAGCCGCGAATTTCTTAAGTAAATTCCATAACATCTGCAGTTCACTTTCATCAAGGTCTTTATACATCTCACTTAGATATGCATTACCTCTTTTGTAGTAATCCTGTATAAAGGATTTACGATTCTCTGAGATCTGAATCTGTACTGCACGTTGGTCTGTAACACTTTTCTCGATTGTTACAAAGCCCTTTCTTTCAAGGGCTGCTACAAGCTTTTTTGCATTTTGTTTTGAATAACCCATCATGCTGGCAATTTGATTGTAATTAGCTTTGTTTTTTGGTAAATGCATGATAGTTAAGAGCGCCATCCATTGTTTGACTGTAATGAAATCATCTAATTTGTCTCCTTCTGACTGAGCTTTATTAGATAAATAGAATATTGTTGATAGAATTTGTTGTAAGTAATATTGCTTCATAACTTTTTTCTCCCCATAATATAGACAACTAGTTGTCTATATTATGGGCTTTTGAATTAGTTTTGTCAATAATTTTTATAAATATGCGTTAACATTTTAAGGAGTTACTATTTGTTTATGGTTCCAGCATAGAAAACAGGTTCTATACTGAAAGTTGGTGTTTGCTTAAAAAGCACACTTCTAACTTTCAGTATAAAACCTTATAAGTTACGTATATGTTTATTACCAGTGATTTACATTTGGTCTAATTATCCACTCAAGTCCCGCAAAATGTTTTATAATGACAAAACTCAGGTGCAGGCAACGTTGAAAACTCTTCTTGTTCAGGTGTATATCTATAAGGATTTTTCAAGGCATCGAGAAGCTTGTGCATTTTGCTTAAATCCCCCTCATTAGCAGCAGCCAGTGCCTCTTCAACCCTATGGTTTCTTGGAATAATAGCAGGGTTATGACTTTTCATAAGCTCTTTGCTTTCATCCTTTGAAATTGATTGTCGGCTAAGACGTGCTTGCCACCTGTCATGCCAATGATGATAATCAGGACTGGTAAACAAATTCTGACCATCGTTTTTATCAAATGTTAAAGACTGAAATGTCTTCGTATAATCCGCTTTGTGTTGTTGCATTAGTTGCAAAATGTCTTTGATCAAAGATAGATCTTCTACTTCGTTATTATACAGACCCAACTT
It encodes the following:
- a CDS encoding MarR family winged helix-turn-helix transcriptional regulator; its protein translation is MKQYYLQQILSTIFYLSNKAQSEGDKLDDFITVKQWMALLTIMHLPKNKANYNQIASMMGYSKQNAKKLVAALERKGFVTIEKSVTDQRAVQIQISENRKSFIQDYYKRGNAYLSEMYKDLDESELQMLWNLLKKFAAFGDSNWVGYEERVPLY
- a CDS encoding acyl-CoA thioesterase/bile acid-CoA:amino acid N-acyltransferase family protein; protein product: MDKECLIEINPTRSFIDEAVDITISGLQSNQEIVIRAVTSDYYCINAGISEQGQNSLWESYGIFTADHNGNISLEKDSPVDGTYQACDGMGLFYSMRMKHLNKSKPLKTLSDVSENRSYHICFTVESQGKVLASKECIRRFCDETIESRALVQKSYVARYFTSRKVKKRPTVIVVSGSEGRIEKAQAIAEILAQRGYSALAVCYFGMKGISTDLNQIPLEIIENSIQWLKLQDSVDENHIGIYGRSKGGEYALAAASIFDELSCVIANTPSCYVYEGLKGMIPSRHSSWTYGGQDLPFLKFSCPVMIKMVIKKVLGQKELVRWMYQKIITSARTDKANLEVEKISGPILFLSSAEDSIWPSFLHCETAVKRLHEKKFRYDYKHCTYEKSGHMLTLPYQSISSLKKCNGNVKEWQNACLNSWKETTDFLDMWSKI